From a region of the Haematobia irritans isolate KBUSLIRL chromosome 4, ASM5000362v1, whole genome shotgun sequence genome:
- the Krn gene encoding keren, producing the protein MELKFICSLCLMIWSVMASLSLACTSRSTPNPRPTTPAPTEITTTLRPNVTFPILNCPPPYAAWYCLNEATCFKVEIHNEVLYNCECANGFMGPRCEYKEIDGSFLPTRQRAMLETASIASGATLALIFMLVLCFSLYIRHEKQEKLKLNESMNMAHDNAGMDEVDGITKIPEMRPFGPHHYQVLPMSSAFKR; encoded by the coding sequence atggaattaaaatttatttgttctttATGTCTAATGATATGGTCGGTAATGGCCTCGTTGAGTTTGGCATGTACAAGTCGCAGTACACCAAATCCTAGACCAACAACTCCAGCACCTACCGAAATAACAACAACGTTACGTCCCAATGTTACATTCCCCATATTGAACTGTCCACCGCCCTATGCGGCCTGGTATTGCCTCAACGAAGCTACATGTTTCAAAGTGGAAATTCATAACGAAGTTCTATACAATTGCGAATGCGCTAACGGGTTCATGGGACCACGATGCgaatataaagaaattgacgGTAGCTTTTTACCGACTCGACAACGTGCCATGCTTGAAACGGCCAGTATAGCAAGCGGTGCCACACTAGCATTGATATTTATGCTTGTTTTATGTTTTTCCCTCTATATACGCCACGAAAAACAAGAAAAGTTGAAATTAAATGAAAGCATGAATATGGCCCATGACAATGCTGGCATGGATGAAGTTGATGGTATAACGAAAATTCCTGAAATGCGACCATTTGGTCCACATCACTATCAAGTTCTTCCGATGTCATCAGCATTTAAACGATAA
- the LOC142236905 gene encoding uncharacterized protein LOC142236905, which yields MTTKRRYSLSETRIEEHLKLLEELDNLPLVDSCCDICHCDCYSSHRSNVEEEDLQNANRGQKTNKNVSCLNGDFEIQNSAKKKIRASSKPLNNDQCSKLPLPNDKTTQIQNRVKEVRRKRKPKKRSKSVCSRSNGRCSERYYTRDCEILQDLLTSLDDTRLEVQGIAKDSNKNMKTSKTPPLATSSPKASDPSHHFDDNATTIAPVKLSESMANLCIVPTIREAYQKVPAHDKRILNRMATKRNEQAISKENAWLARKYWENERYERELLKCEQMEEYKKAVRDKQFQDYLQTKARLNEIAQRDLCELQRLRESLQQKDARTRKRLQTLRIERDMSVNQKRCEELRKAEHVTINQEELNLDEMLKKNEICHRLTERLKRADHIRNEMLDNYLKRLRYDNYIEQLQHEEHWKEVQLNEKLKREQLKEEISRKRCRSQHFVESKLKQNEALRKTAKLSKSLRDLVRSSVTPEIGVALYGNAGGNAGCGAAVGHTTKLLFDRHPF from the coding sequence ATGACGACAAAAAGGCGTTATTCGCTAAGCGAAACGCGTATAGAGGAGCATCTGAAGCTATTGGAAGAATTGGATAACCTACCTTTGGTAGATAGTTGCTGTGATATATGTCATTGTGACTGTTACAGTAGTCATAGAAGTAACGTAGAGGAAGAGGATCTGCAAAATGCCAACAGAGGACAAaagacaaacaaaaatgttagcTGCTTGAACGGTGACTTTGAAATACAAAATAGTGCTAAGAAAAAGATAAGGGCTTCCTCAAAACCCCTCAACAATGATCAATGTTCTAAATTGCCACTGCCAAATGATAAAACGACGCAAATTCAAAACAGAGTAAAGGAGGTACGTAGGAAACGTAAACCAAAAAAACGGTCCAAAAGTGTTTGTTCACGTAGTAATGGCCGATGTTCTGAACGTTATTACACAAGGGATTGTGAGATATTACAGGATCTTTTAACATCATTGGATGATACGCGATTGGAGGTCCAGGGTATAGCAAAGGATTCGAACAAAAACATGAAAACTTCCAAAACTCCGCCACTCGCAACTTCCTCTCCAAAAGCGTCAGATCCCTCGCATCACTTTGATGATAACGCAACAACCATTGCTCCCGTTAAGCTTTCCGAATCTATGGCCAACTTATGTATTGTGCCCACAATAAGAGAAGCTTACCAAAAAGTACCTGCCCATGACAAACGTATATTAAATCGAATGGCTACCAAACGCAATGAACAGGCAATATCCAAAGAAAATGCTTGGTTAGCTcgaaaatattgggaaaatgaACGTTATGAACGTGAACTTCTAAAATGTGAACAAATGGAAGAATATAAAAAAGCTGTTCGAGACAAACAATTTCAAGATTATCTTCAGACAAAAGCGCGTTTGAATGAAATTGCTCAGAGAGACTTATGCGAATTGCAACGTTTGCGAGAATCTCTACAACAAAAAGACGCACGCACAAGAAAACGCCTTCAAACGCTTCGTATTGAGCGCGATATGTCTGTCAATCAGAAACGATGCGAAGAGCTACGCAAAGCTGAACATGTTACCATTAATCAAGAAGAACTGAATCTCGACGAGATGCTTAAGAAAAACGAAATATGTCATCGCCTAACCGAGCGTTTAAAACGTGCTGATCATATACGCAATGAGATGTTGGATAATTATCTGAAACGTTTGCGATATGACAATTACATAGAACAACTACAACACGAAGAACATTGGAAAGAAGTTCagctaaatgaaaaacttaaacgaGAACAATTGAAAGAAGAAATAAGTAGAAAACGTTGTCGATCGCAACATTTCGTTGAATCAAAACTAAAACAGAATGAAGCATTGCGAAAAACTGCCAAACTGTCAAAGAGCCTTAGAGATCTTGTGCGTTCATCGGTGACACCGGAAATAGGTGTAGCTTTGTATGGGAATGCCGGAGGAAATGCCGGTTGTGGTGCTGCTGTTGGCCACACAACAAAATTATTGTTTGATCGTCATCCATTTTAA
- the Chd64 gene encoding transgelin calponin-3 isoform X1, which yields MSVNNRAPKSGFAAEAQRKINSKYSEELAQECLEWIKIVTSEPINTSGEMDNFFEVLKDGVLLCKLVNCLQPGSVKKINESKMAFKCMENISAFLECAKNFGVPTQETFQSVDLWERQNLNSVVICIQSLGRKAHNFGKPSIGPKEADKNVRNFSEEQLRAGQNVISLQYGSNKGANQSGINFGNTRHM from the exons atcaATTCCAAATATAGCGAAGAATTGGCACAAGAATGTCTAGAATGGATCAAAATTGTCACAAGTGAGCCCATAAATACTTCTGGGGAAATGGATAATTTCTTCGAAGTATTGAAGGATGGCGTTCTCTTGTGTAAATTGGTTAACTGTCTGCAGCCTGGTTCGGTGAAGAAGATCAATGAAAGTAAAATGGCATTCAAATGCATGGAAAATATCTCAG CATTTTTGGAGTGTGCTAAAAACTTTGGAGTTCCTACCCAGGAAACATTCCAAAGTGTTGATCTTTGGGAAAGACAAAATCTGAACTCAGTAGTCATATGTATTCAGTCATTGGGACGTAAG GCCCACAATTTCGGAAAACCCTCGATTGGACCCAAAGAAGCCGACAAAAACGTTCGCAATTTCTCGGAAGAACAATTGCGTGccggacaaaatgttatttccctcCAATACGGTTCCAACAAAGGTGCGAACCAGTCGGGCATTAATTTTGGCAACACCAGACATATGTAA
- the Chd64 gene encoding transgelin calponin-3 isoform X2, whose product MSYQSKINSKYSEELAQECLEWIKIVTSEPINTSGEMDNFFEVLKDGVLLCKLVNCLQPGSVKKINESKMAFKCMENISAFLECAKNFGVPTQETFQSVDLWERQNLNSVVICIQSLGRKAHNFGKPSIGPKEADKNVRNFSEEQLRAGQNVISLQYGSNKGANQSGINFGNTRHM is encoded by the exons ATGTCTTATCAATCCAAA atcaATTCCAAATATAGCGAAGAATTGGCACAAGAATGTCTAGAATGGATCAAAATTGTCACAAGTGAGCCCATAAATACTTCTGGGGAAATGGATAATTTCTTCGAAGTATTGAAGGATGGCGTTCTCTTGTGTAAATTGGTTAACTGTCTGCAGCCTGGTTCGGTGAAGAAGATCAATGAAAGTAAAATGGCATTCAAATGCATGGAAAATATCTCAG CATTTTTGGAGTGTGCTAAAAACTTTGGAGTTCCTACCCAGGAAACATTCCAAAGTGTTGATCTTTGGGAAAGACAAAATCTGAACTCAGTAGTCATATGTATTCAGTCATTGGGACGTAAG GCCCACAATTTCGGAAAACCCTCGATTGGACCCAAAGAAGCCGACAAAAACGTTCGCAATTTCTCGGAAGAACAATTGCGTGccggacaaaatgttatttccctcCAATACGGTTCCAACAAAGGTGCGAACCAGTCGGGCATTAATTTTGGCAACACCAGACATATGTAA